The Methanococcus voltae nucleotide sequence AGTTGTATTTTGAAGATTTATCTCAATTTATTTGTGCATATGAAGAATTTGAAACAGCTGATTTCGTAATATTTGGAATTCCATACGATTCCACCACATCATATAAACCAGGTGCAAGATTTGGACCGGATGAAGTTAGAAAATCATCTTGGGGTCTTGAAACATATAGTCCTAATTTAAATTTGGATTTAATATATGCAAAAGTTCACGACGCAAAAAACGTTGATATTGACGGTTGCCAATCTGAATTAATAGAAAAAGCATACAAATCGACTAAATACTTGCTTGAACATAAAAAAATACCTGTAATGATTGGAGGGGAACACTCCGTAAGTTATCCCGTTATTAAAGCAGTTGCTGAAGAATACGAAGATATTGTTGTCGTACATTTTGATGCTCATTGCGATTTGAGAGATGAATACCACAATAATCCTCAATCCCATGCCTGCGTAATAAAACAGAGTTTAAACCATGTTTCAAACGTATTTCAATTTGGGATAAGAAGTGGAGATTCTGAGGAATGGGAATTTGCTAGGGAAGATGAACGGATGAATACATCTCAAGAATTACCAACCGCGGAAGACGTTAAAAAAATTGCAGAATTGAACAAACCGATTTATATTACAGTGGATATCGATGTTTTAGACCCTGCATTTGCCCCAGGTACTGGCACCCCAGAACCTTGCGGATTTTCCACTAAAGAATTAATAAATTCTCTTTATTTGTTTAGAGATATCTTCGATAAAGTTGTTGGTTTTGACGTTGTTGAAGTTTCCCCACCTTATGATATGAGCGGGATTACTTCAATTGCTGCTTCAAAGATATTGCGTGAAATGATACTAATGAAAAATGAAAAGAAAAATGAAACTGGGTTAAAAACCGATATAAAGTAGATTTCTTATATTTTACTTTTTACTTTTTATATTTTATATTTTACTTTGTATATTTTATATTTTACTTTTTATTTATTTTTTAGTTATTCTTTATACTATTATTTCATAATTTTTTTATTATTAGGTATCTTCATTTATTATTATTTATTTTCGATATTCTCGCTAATTTGTTAATATATTTTGTAAATTTTGTAAATTTTCTATATTTTTTAAGGTAGTTTAATATATCATCCCTCAGTATTGCAAAATTAAATAAAAAAGGTTTTAAAGTTTAAAAGCAAATATTAAATTATATATAGTTAAAATTAGATAAGTCATAACATTATGTAATAACTTGGTGATAGATTGGCATCAGAAACTGTTAAAAAAACTATTGACGATATAGAAAATCAAATACAAAATGATAGCAGGTATATCGAATTGGTAACCACTGTTGAATACATGGTTAACATGGTTGTAGATGAAACTAAAAAAGAAACATTTAAAAGAGCATTAGAAGATGCTGAAAATGTTGAAGACGTTAAAAAGTTATTAAACGTTATAAAATTACAAATCGGTTCGCAAGGAGCTAAAAAATTCTTAGGAATTTAAATTAATGGGCATATTAAATATTATTAAAAATAATTCATAATCATTTATAACATATTTATTGTATCTATTATATTTCATATAAATACAATTAAAACTATTTTTTTATTAATTTTGGTTATTTTTTGCTTATTTAAAGAAAATAAAAATAAAATAAAAAAAGTATTTTTGAAAGATTAATCATTTCAATTATGATATAATCAATTATAATGTAACCATTTTTGCGGTTCTTACATTATCCATGTTTTTCAATTTTGACATTACATCTTCGGAGATTGTGTGGTCAACATCTAATATCATTATACTGTGACCTCCAGGTTCTTTCCTACCCACTTGCATCTTTGCAATGTTAATTCCGTATTCCCCAAGTAAAACGCCAACTTTTCCAACCATTCCTGGTCTATCAATGTGTCTTATAACGCATAAGTCGCCTTCTGGTTTAACATCAATATCATATCCATTTATTTTTCTGAATACAACTTCACCATCTACGATGTTACCAATAATTGAAATTTCATCGTTGTTACCTTTTGCAACAATCTTTAAAGCGTTTCCGTATTGATTTTCCTTCATTGTACCTTCAGAAATCTTTATGTTTCTGTTTTTAGCAACTACTGGAGCATTTACTAAGTTTACACCTGCCAATAAGATAGGTGATAAAATACCTCTTAAAAATGACCTTTTAATCATTTCAGTTTTTTCTGTTGCTAAATCGCCCAAATAGGTAATTTCAATGTTATCTATTGTATGGTCTAACAATTGAATAGCCATTAAACCCATCTTTTCAGCTAAAATCATATATGGTTTAATTTTATTCATTTTTTCAGATGGTAACATTGGTAAATTTACCACGTTTTCAGCAGATTCGCCTTTTAAGATTTTTATGGCTTGTCTTGCTACGATTGTACCTGCACTTATCTGTGCTTCTTCTGTAGAAGCTCCTTGGTGAGGTGTACCAATAACATTATCCAATTCTAAAAGTGGATTTCCTTTAGGTGGCTCTTGTTCGAATACATCCAAAGCAGCGCCTCTAATTTTATTATCCTTTAAAGCGACGTATAATGCTTCTTCGTCAATTAAACCGCCTCTTGCACAATTCATGATGATTGTATTAGGTTTCATGAGTTCTAATTGTTCTTTGCCAATCATATGTTTTGTTTTAGGGGTTAATGGAACGTGTAAGGTTATAAAGTCACTTACTTCGCATAAATCATTTACGCTCATTAAATCGATACCTAATGAATTAGCTACATCTTCAGGGATGTATGGGTCGTAGGCTACTACCTGCATACCAAAAGCTTGTGCTCTTTTTGCAACTTGTTGACCTATTCTACCAAGTCCTACGATACCTAAAGTTTTTCCGTAAACTTCGAGACCTTTGAAGGATTTT carries:
- the speB gene encoding agmatinase, yielding MYFEDLSQFICAYEEFETADFVIFGIPYDSTTSYKPGARFGPDEVRKSSWGLETYSPNLNLDLIYAKVHDAKNVDIDGCQSELIEKAYKSTKYLLEHKKIPVMIGGEHSVSYPVIKAVAEEYEDIVVVHFDAHCDLRDEYHNNPQSHACVIKQSLNHVSNVFQFGIRSGDSEEWEFAREDERMNTSQELPTAEDVKKIAELNKPIYITVDIDVLDPAFAPGTGTPEPCGFSTKELINSLYLFRDIFDKVVGFDVVEVSPPYDMSGITSIAASKILREMILMKNEKKNETGLKTDIK
- the serA gene encoding phosphoglycerate dehydrogenase, whose translation is MSKILITDALHENAVDILKAAGNVEVATGLSVEELKEKIKDADVLVIRSGTKATKEIIDASENLKVIARAGVGVDNVDINAATEKGIIVLNAPDASSISVAELLFGMMLSAVRNIPQATASLKRGEWDRKSFKGLEVYGKTLGIVGLGRIGQQVAKRAQAFGMQVVAYDPYIPEDVANSLGIDLMSVNDLCEVSDFITLHVPLTPKTKHMIGKEQLELMKPNTIIMNCARGGLIDEEALYVALKDNKIRGAALDVFEQEPPKGNPLLELDNVIGTPHQGASTEEAQISAGTIVARQAIKILKGESAENVVNLPMLPSEKMNKIKPYMILAEKMGLMAIQLLDHTIDNIEITYLGDLATEKTEMIKRSFLRGILSPILLAGVNLVNAPVVAKNRNIKISEGTMKENQYGNALKIVAKGNNDEISIIGNIVDGEVVFRKINGYDIDVKPEGDLCVIRHIDRPGMVGKVGVLLGEYGINIAKMQVGRKEPGGHSIMILDVDHTISEDVMSKLKNMDNVRTAKMVTL